TGATAGTTATAATTTTGACGGAAAAAAATTTTTTGGTTACTCGGCGCGTGGCACTTCCGGACCAGATTCTACTTTTGATGATGGTACGATTGCTCCCTACGCTGCCGGTTCATCCATTCCTTTTGCACCGGAGATTTGTATCCCAACGTTAAATTCGCTTTACAAAAATTATGGTGAAAAAGGTCTCTGGGGTAAATACGGATTTGTTGATTCTTTCAATCCAACCCTTAACTGGTTTGATAAAGACAATCTCGGAATTGATCAAGGTCCGATGCTTTTAATGATAGAAAATTATAGGAGCGGTTTTGTCTGGAAATATTTAATGAAAGATGAGTTGGTAAGAAAAGGTTTAACAAGATTGGGATTTACACACAAGTGATTATTCTCTTAGCGTTTCTTGTATCCACTAAATAAGCTGAATATTTTATCATCATTTACCTTTTAAATAATTGTTGCCTAACGCTCCGGTTAACCTGGCGTGCCAATGACCTTTCCGTGCAGCACCGCCGTGCTTCTCGCGCTCAGGTTGAACCGGTTGTTAGAAATTCGGATTTATCTTCTAAATCTTTTATATACCTTAAGAATTCATCTA
This genomic stretch from Candidatus Gracilibacteria bacterium harbors:
- a CDS encoding Tat pathway signal protein, with translation DSYNFDGKKFFGYSARGTSGPDSTFDDGTIAPYAAGSSIPFAPEICIPTLNSLYKNYGEKGLWGKYGFVDSFNPTLNWFDKDNLGIDQGPMLLMIENYRSGFVWKYLMKDELVRKGLTRLGFTHKGLFS